The genomic window CATTACACCAATCACCTTGTACGCCTTCCAATCGCTTACTGCTCATCATTAATAGCCTAAAACTTCCATCTTTAGGCGCTATAAAAGTGTATTCTAAAGGTGAATTTGGTTCTCCAATATTCGCCATATTCCCTGAAAACTCAATATGTGCAAAACCAGAAGCTTTTTCAGTGTAAAGAGCATCTCCCTTTTTTAAAAGGTTCCATTCTTGTAAATTAGAAGTCGTGTTTTCTGCTTCTATAAAAATATAATCGCTAGAGGTTAATTTAACTTCTGGAGTTGGACTAGTTATTTCAATAGGTTTGTTTTCAAAAAGAGCTTTCACTTCTTTCCAACCTGCTTTTTCATTTCCATTGTTTGGACCTCCAGTAATTAACCAATACGTTATACCGGTATCCGAAATATCAAAATGTTTTTCTGTATTAGAATCCCAAGTCTCTAACTCATCTACTTGGTACGTATCATCCATATTGTATAACCATTGCCAATTTTTATTTGAGCTATTTTTTAACCATTTCCAGTTGTTTATATGTGATTGAAAATCATCTTCACCATTTGCATTGTTTTGGTCAATAATATCATAATAAGTCACCGTCGGAAAATCCTTTTTCATATCTGCCCAGGTTTTTTCATTTACTCCATGGGTATGATCTTCATTCCATGTACTATGAGATATGGCATAAATAAATTGGCGTTTATTTTCTGGAGTAGCTTCTATTAAACTGTAAGGCATTTGCATTGGACCAGCACATATAAACCAAAGTGGATTGTTTTTACTGCTTTTTTTAGCTTCTTTAACAAAATTGGCTATTGCAGCTTCCTTTTCAGTTTGGTCATTAAATACTTTAGAGACATCGAGTCCAAATCGTTTAGCACCACCTTTGGCAGCCTCATTCATCATTTTCTCCCAACTTTCTCTAGAATCGCCTAAATGATTATTATAATCATAATGTACAAAGCGTTTTTCTAAATCTGCATAATGTAAAAGTGCTAGTGAAAAAGCGGTTGCTCCCCAATCGTCTGAATCATGTAAATTTCCATCAGAACTAAAAGCGATACGTCCATCAGGCATATTAATTTTTGATTTTTGAGCAAAACTTAATAGTGTAGAAATTAAGCATAACACTATTAAGGCGTGCTTTAAGAAATTGTTATTGTTCATTTTTATGTTTTTGTTATTAAATTTATAAAAACCTGTACTTTAAATAAGACTTATCTGGTTTCTTTTCTGCCCAGCCATTCTTTTCGGCGAACATACTCATCTCTTCTTTGGGCTCTTGTACCACACCTAAACTTTTGCCGTTTGAAATTTGAACTAACGCCACTTTAATTGACGAACTCCCTATGTCTAATCCTAAATAATACAATCGATCGCGTTTTAAAAAACTGGATTATTCCAGTTTATATTTTTTAATATAATATCTGTTTTTTTTTGGGAATCTTAGCTTAATTTTATTATCTTAAAATATCTGTACAACTGTATTAATAATTAGATAACTTTAATTGCTATCAAGACTGGGATAAAATTACATTTAAAGCAAAAACAGACTTGTAACAAAACAAACATTTTATATCACAAATGGTGCGAAAAAAAATGTTTTTACACCATTATCATCTTATAATTTTATTTTTGGTTTTAAACTTAATCTTACATCAAACAATTAATAAATTATAGCTATTTTTCTTCAACAAAACTTTAACGGTCAAACTTAAATTTATTAAGTTTAATGCACTTTTCTATAATTTATGGAAAGTTCTACAGTTGCGGATAAAGAATTTAAATTCTTCATCAAATTGGGGATAAATAATAATTATTTGTCGAATTTTAAGGTGTCCTAAAAAAGAGAAGCCTACAAGATCACTCCAAAAAAGGAGCAAAAAAATGCAATTAAATTGTACAACCAAATAAGATTACATTTACCTTTAGACTATAAAACACCAAATATGGTATATCAATTATCAGCGTAAAACTAATTTTAACCGCTAGCCATATTTCAGGACAAAACAGTTAAAAAAAACGAATTTGATATAATTTATAAAAAAACTCAAAAGTTTACAATTTTATTTGTGTCTAACCAATATAAATGATGTAACAATAAATGACAGATGAAGAATTAATTTCAGGAATAATAGACGGAAATCAACTGTATTTCAAAATAATAGTTGACAAGTACCAATCTCTTGTTTTAAATACTTGCTTTCATTTTACACATAACAAAAATGATGCGGAAGATATTACGCAAGAAGTATTTATTAAAGTATTTGAATCTATAAAAAAATTCAACTATCAATCAAAATTATCAACTTGGTTGTACAGAATAGCCGTTAACAAATCACTCAATTTTATTAGAGACAATAAAAAAAGAAATATTTTTAAAAGTATTGAAAACTTATTTAATAAAAACACTAAATACGAGCAACAAATAGAAGGGCCAACTTCAATAATAGAAGAAGAATCTAACCCTATTAAAATACAAAGGCTAAACATATTAAGAAATTCAATACAATTACTTCCCGAAAATCAAAAAACTGCTTTTATTCTTCATAAATATGAAGAGGTTCCTTATCAAGAAATAGCCGTAATTATGAATGTTTCATTAGCTTCAGTAGAAGGACTTATTCATAGAGCTAAAATAAATGTTCAAAAAAATATTTTAAATAAAATAAAATAAAGCAAAAGTTTATTCCATAAACAGTGTCTAATAAGTAAAAGCAACACAATGAAAACTCAATTATCAAATAATACATTATTGAAATTCTTTAACAAAGAACTTTCCGTTAAAGAAATGACTCGTGTAGGTAGTATTATAAATAATTCAGATAATTATAAGAGCATAGTAAATGAGTTAAAAGTGACATATAGTTTAACCAATGGGAAGGAAAAACTAGAAGATAATCCATATTTATATATGGAAATCATGAATGAAATCACTGAAAATAAAAGCAAAAAAAGTATTTATAACTCATACTTTGTAAAAAGACTTTTTCAACCAATTATAGCAATATCTTTAGTTATACTAACGCTATATACGGGTTATAGTATTGTTAATATAAACAACGAAACAAATAATGAATTTTCTGCTTTTAGTAACAAATCAGAAATTTATTTCAATGATTTACAACTTGAAAAAATTGAAACCATTTTATTAAAAAAAGAATAAAAATAAATGGAAAAAAACACAAAAATATTAACAGGAATAATAGTTCTTTTAATACTGCTTAACCTTTCTATAGTCGCAACTTTATTTTATAATAAAAATGAAGTTACAAATTATGGGGTACAAGATAACAAGGAACTAGTAATACCTACCAATCACTTAGGTCGTTATTTTAGAGAAGCATTAAATCTCTCAAATAAACAACATAGAGCATTTCAGAAAATTAGGCATCAGTATCACGAAAATTCTGATATCATTATTGAAAAAATGGATAAGAATAGAAATGATTTATTAACAGAGTTAGGTAAAGAAAAATCAGATACTATAACTCTTAATAAATTATCAAAAGATTTAGGTTCTCTGCATACTGAATTAAAAAATTTAACCATCCAATATTACCTTAATATGAAAGAAGGTTGTAATGAAAAGCAAAAGGTGAAATTATTTCAAACGTTTAAAGCAATGGTTAATTCAAACGATATTATTTCAATGCCAGAAGAAAAAAATTAAAAAAACAATTAGAAAAAAATCATTTAAATAGATAATAAAATGAAAACAACAAAAATTATCACATTAGCATCCTTGGTAACAATATTGTTATTTAGTATCAATTCTTATTCACAAGGTGGTAGAATGGCTAAAGGAATGCAAAACCGAGCTTCTTTTGAAACTTTTGACCTTGATGAAGACGGACAAATTACAGCTTCAGAATTTGAAAAAATAAGAGCACAAAGACAAACTGAAAACGCTAAAAATGGTGGTATGATGAGAAACAAATCTACTTCACCATCTTTTGAGACTATTGATTTAAATAGTGACGGTAAACTATCTAAAGATGAATTTGCAAAAAACCAAGCAAATATGATTAATAACAGATCAAATACAAAAAACGGACAAGGAATGACTGGTAGAATGCAAAACCGAGCTTCTTTTGAAACTTTTGATCTTGATA from Algibacter sp. L1A34 includes these protein-coding regions:
- a CDS encoding RNA polymerase sigma factor, coding for MTDEELISGIIDGNQLYFKIIVDKYQSLVLNTCFHFTHNKNDAEDITQEVFIKVFESIKKFNYQSKLSTWLYRIAVNKSLNFIRDNKKRNIFKSIENLFNKNTKYEQQIEGPTSIIEEESNPIKIQRLNILRNSIQLLPENQKTAFILHKYEEVPYQEIAVIMNVSLASVEGLIHRAKINVQKNILNKIK
- a CDS encoding Spy/CpxP family protein refolding chaperone produces the protein MEKNTKILTGIIVLLILLNLSIVATLFYNKNEVTNYGVQDNKELVIPTNHLGRYFREALNLSNKQHRAFQKIRHQYHENSDIIIEKMDKNRNDLLTELGKEKSDTITLNKLSKDLGSLHTELKNLTIQYYLNMKEGCNEKQKVKLFQTFKAMVNSNDIISMPEEKN